A region of Nitrospirota bacterium DNA encodes the following proteins:
- the mazG gene encoding nucleoside triphosphate pyrophosphohydrolase translates to MEFDELVRIMEALRKGCPWDRQQTHRSLKPYLIEEAYELVEAIEAEDPARMKEELGDLLLQVLFHSELARERGDFDIGDVITAIGEKMIKRHPHVFGTEVFTTPEEVVGQWEERKREEGKLRKSLLEGVPRSMPSLLRAHRLQARAARAGFDWKRTEDVMEKLDEELSEFREAVRSGEEGRMEDELGDVFFVLVNISRFIGVSPEDALAGTIGKFMDRFRYMEEQAKQRGKKLGDMSLEEMDALWEEAKGK, encoded by the coding sequence ATGGAGTTTGACGAGCTGGTCAGGATAATGGAGGCGTTGCGGAAGGGCTGCCCCTGGGACAGGCAGCAGACGCACAGGTCCCTCAAGCCTTATCTCATCGAGGAGGCATACGAGCTCGTGGAGGCCATCGAGGCGGAAGACCCGGCCAGGATGAAGGAGGAGCTGGGGGACCTGCTTCTTCAGGTGCTCTTCCACAGCGAGCTTGCGCGGGAGCGGGGCGACTTCGACATCGGGGACGTCATCACGGCAATCGGCGAGAAGATGATAAAGCGCCATCCCCACGTCTTCGGCACCGAGGTCTTCACCACGCCCGAGGAGGTCGTGGGCCAGTGGGAGGAGCGCAAGAGGGAGGAGGGGAAGCTCCGGAAGTCCCTCCTGGAGGGGGTGCCCCGGAGCATGCCTTCTTTGCTGAGGGCGCACCGGCTCCAGGCCCGGGCTGCCCGCGCGGGGTTTGACTGGAAGCGGACCGAGGACGTCATGGAGAAGCTGGACGAGGAGCTTTCGGAGTTCCGGGAGGCGGTCAGAAGCGGAGAGGAGGGACGGATGGAGGACGAGCTGGGCGACGTCTTCTTCGTCCTGGTGAACATCTCCCGCTTTATCGGGGTAAGCCCCGAGGACGCCCTGGCCGGGACCATCGGGAAGTTCATGGACCGCTTCCGCTACATGGAGGAGCAGGCGAAGCAGAGGGGGAAGAAGCTCGGCGACATGAGCCTGGAGGAGATGGACGCCCTCTGGGAGGAGGCCAAAGGGAAATGA
- a CDS encoding 2'-5' RNA ligase family protein: MKKHAVWIMPREEAWDRLKEVVDELALAYGGPRFGPHVTLLGGIRARTAETEKKLRDLALSLEPFEVKLGRVDFLNEYYRCVFALVEDAGPESPIRRAYDRAFQAFAGDLVNAEERDFMPHLSLMYGDVSVEAKEEAVKQLGGRLEVAFPVRSLYLAETDGRPEDWRTAGSFPLGGASRRR, from the coding sequence ATGAAGAAGCACGCCGTCTGGATAATGCCCCGGGAGGAGGCCTGGGACAGGCTCAAGGAAGTGGTCGATGAGCTGGCCCTTGCCTATGGGGGCCCACGCTTCGGCCCCCATGTCACCCTCCTGGGCGGCATCCGCGCACGGACGGCGGAGACGGAGAAGAAGCTCCGGGACCTGGCCCTGAGCCTCGAGCCCTTCGAGGTGAAGCTGGGCAGGGTGGACTTTCTGAACGAGTACTACCGGTGCGTTTTCGCCCTGGTGGAGGACGCCGGGCCGGAGTCGCCCATCCGGAGGGCCTATGACCGGGCCTTCCAGGCATTTGCAGGAGACCTGGTGAACGCCGAAGAGAGGGACTTCATGCCCCACCTGAGCCTCATGTATGGCGACGTTTCCGTGGAAGCGAAGGAAGAGGCCGTCAAGCAACTGGGCGGCCGGCTGGAGGTGGCCTTCCCGGTGAGGAGCCTCTACCTGGCGGAGACCGACGGCCGCCCGGAGGACTGGCGGACGGCTGGCAGCTTTCCCCTGGGCGGGGCAAGCCGGAGGCGTTGA